The Hordeum vulgare subsp. vulgare chromosome 4H, MorexV3_pseudomolecules_assembly, whole genome shotgun sequence genomic interval AAAAGAGGTAAAGGAATGTTTCTTGAGTGTGGTCTGCACATAGAGCATCATCCTAATCTTCTAGGAACATATTCTTTCGATGAATAGGTTTCTGATATTGAGCCTGTCATGAAGGAGAACCCAACAAACGATCTTGTTCCTTAACCTACATGAGTTTTTCCATAGATGTTTGAAGATTGTATGAGCATTGGGGTCCCCTAGCAAAGATTTGTACATCTTCATGGAAGAGTAATGGTTGGATTTCCAGGGATAAGTCCATTTGTCATTGTGTTCAGTTGGTACAATGGTCATCGAGAGATTTTGCAACTCATTAAATTGTTGGTAAGCCTGTTGTGATAAAGGGTATGAAAATGCTGGCTTAAATCAGTGTGCTCACATATGTGGGATAGTGAAATGTTTGAGTTTGTAGCAAATGAGAAGATCTCACGGAATGTTTGCTTAATAGGTACATCTATCCATTTATTATCCCAAAACAGAATTGTATCTCCTTTTCCAATCTTGGAGATTGCCTTTTCCTTGTAACTATCCAAGAGTTTGAGAATGGTTTTCCACCGGAAAGAGCCTATCAACCTTGTTCCTGTAAAGATTCCTTATAATAGGTTTCCCATATGATCTGAACCCATGGGTGTCTTCCTTGTTAAGGAATTTGTGCAAAAATTTCATCAATGGAGCTTTGGTATGAGTATGAATGTCCAAAATACCCGGTCCTCCATGTTCTTTCGGTTTACATACTTAATCCCAAGATATCAGTGCGGCTCCTGTTCCTTGTGACCCATATTTTCTCCAAAAACATTGCTTCAGATAGATGTTCAATTGCTTAACCACGGTCTTGGGCAGCATGAGAGTGAACAAGAAGAAGATAGGCATGCTTGAGAAGACACATTTTATCAGTGTAAGTTTATCTCTAATGGAAAGAAGTGTAGAGGAGTACAACATATTGTTTTCAACCCTCTTCATTAGAGGGGCAAAGCCGTTAATTCTAGGTTTGGTGAGGCTCAATGGAAGTCCAAGGTAGGTGTGTAGCAATGATCAAATCTTGCATCCAAGGTTTGCAGATAGAGTAGTCATCTTCTCTGGTGGAGTATTGATTGGGATCATGATGGGCTTGGAATGGTTCACTTTCAGTCCAGTGTAAGCTTCAAAATGCAGCAGGAATTTTTTTATGTGATCAAGCCGCCTTGTGTCAGCATTGACTACCAGAATAGTATCATCTGCATATTGGATTATGGGGTAATCAGTGTAGGAGAGGTGAACCAAAGGAGTGGCCAACATGGAATGATTCATAGCTTCATTGAACATGGATTGAAGGAGGTCAGCAGCTAAGACAAATATCAATGGAGAAAGTGGATCACCTTGTCTTACCCCTTTCTTACAATTGTTTGCCAGGAATACCATTGAGTAAAACAGAGGAATAACCAGCGACATAGATCATCTTGATCCATTTAATCCACCTAGGTCTGAACCCTTTGGCTTGCATAATTTCCATAATAGTGGCATGGTTCAACATGtcaaagccttttcaaaatccatcgTTAGTAGGACAATTTCTTTCTTTGCTTGATGGCAATGATGGATGCACTAATATGACCAGGGCAAACAATCTTGGATGTATGTGTTGTTGAGGAAGCCATATTGATTCTTCTGAACTAGTTTGAGGATTAATTTCTCGAGACTATTAGCTAACATCTTTGTGATGATCTTGAGACTACAGTTGAGCAGGGAAATGAGTCTGAATTCAACAGGTATGCTAGCTGCCTCAGTCTTGGGGATCAGTGTGATGAAGGAGCAATTTATGCTCTGAAGATTCACAACCCCATTATGGAAGTCTTCAATCAAATTGTAGAAATCCTAAGCAATATGTCCCACCGACTTTTCAAGAATGTTGCATTAAAACCATCAGATCCACGAGACTTATCAGCTGGCATATTCTTAACTACATTGACAATCTCTTCTTTAGTGAAAGGTGCTTCTAGATTTGTAAGATTGACCTATTGAGTCGGAATGTGATGAAGGAGAAGAGGATTTTGTGTATTAGCAGAAGTGCCCGTTCTCTCTTAAAAAGCCCTATATAAAATAGCAGCCTTTGCTTGGTGCTTGTGATGCTCATGGCCAGACTCATCTTTAAGCATAGTGATacaatttttttctgtatttgatAGTAGCCTTTGCTTGGAAGTATTTGGTGTTGGCCTCTCCCACTTTAATATGTCTAATGGTGGCCCTCTGTTTCCAATATAATCTCTGACATGGACCATAAATGTTGGAGAGGATCCAAGATTCGCCATTATGGTTGGATGTAGAAGTGACAGATATATAGTAATCATTAATTTCAAATAATTCTCCTTTGAAGACATGTTCATTCCATGCAATCAACAATCCTCCGGATGCCCCAATAGAAGGTAGATACTCAAATGTACTGGACCTTCTAGGGCAAAAATCCTTGATGTAGGAGTTGTGAAAAGATTCTCTTTTGGTTTCTTGCATGCATATGGATTCTTCAAATTTTTTCTCATAGCTTTACATTTGTTAGGGCCATTTATTTCTTTAATGTTCTAATTGAGTAGATACCATTCTCTAGCCATGGATAATGTACTGCAAAAGAGTAACTCTTCCTACCAAGTGGAACAACGCTCCAGTCTTTGTTGATGAGCCCATGACTTCACCCTCCTCAGCTTGCCAATTCGATGACCGGTAGCCTGGAGGAAAACATCAGCTCCTCCGCTTCGGCTAGTAGTTTAAGGTTAGGGGTTTTAGTCCTCATAGGTGTGGCGCTCGAGCGAATGACAGTGTTTTCTTCTTGAAGTTTGTCTTTTAGGATCTGATCTTACTTGAGTATGTCCGTCTGAACATACTGGACGGAACTTTGATGTAGATTCATGTCGCCTTTGGGACAGCGAGGTTACATTTTCTCAGTACGTGACGAGATTTGATGTCAGATATTTCAGATCTACTTgttcaacaacaacgactacgtctTTAGGGACAAGTGCGCAAAACTTTTCAGTTGTTATCAACAAGGTCACGGGAATGACGATAGCGGCACATCATGACTCCTTTCGGAGATGGTAGTGGTCACTCGATGATCTCGAAATTAAATATTTTTTGTTATGTTTGAGATACTTTATACTTATGGCGAATTTTTATAATATAtctatattttttcaaaaaagaaaaaaactactactactactacatgtAACAGCTACCAAGAAGGGCTATGTAATACAAGACGCTGAGAAGGGGAACGCGGCTGAATCAGAATTACTTGACTCTGGAAAAAAGAAACTACTACTACATGCAGCTACCAAGAAGGGCTATGTAATACAAGACGTTGAGAAGGGGAGCGCTGCTGAATCAGAATTACTTGACAACTATGGTTCGATCTATCGTACAACACTTGGCTCAAGCAAAATTAAGCAAATCAAAAGGCCGAGAGCAGAACTGGATCGAGAAGCTAACTTGGAGCAGATGGCGCGCCATTCCATACCACCATTGCATTCTGTTCGGATTTTTCACTGTACCACCCGTAGCAGCAGCAAGATCTGAAGGAAGATGTAGGATACTCCCCCGATGGTGGCGTACCGGAGCTTGCTCTCCCCCTCCAGCTCAGCGAAGTCACCGTCGACAGACTTGCTGAACCCCCCGGCGAGCCATCCCACGTTCTTGTACCCGTCGTCGTGCAGCATCCTCACCGCAATCAGCGACCTTGAATAAATTAAAGCTTTATCGACATCAGTCAATGCGTACAGTATATAGCATGCCACTTGATCATCCGTTTGTCACCGCAGCAAAGTGTACATGGTCTACTAATTACCGTTTGCCACTTGATCATGCGTACGGTATATACCTGAGGCCTTCACCGCATGCGACGAGCAGCTTGGCGTCCTtcccggcgacggcggcggcgacgtcGTCGAGGAAGCGGTCGTTCATCTTGGTGAAGGACTGCCCGGTCCAGAGCCCGATGTAGCCCAGGTGGACCCACTTCTTGAGCAGCGTCACTGGGCCCATGTCGTCGTCGGCCATGAACAGCGGCACGTGTAGGGACCCCCGAACCGCGGCGCGGTCGTGCTCCCAGGCCGGCCGGACGTCCAGCAGCTGGAACCCCTCGGAGCCCATGACCTCTGCCGCGTCCCTCGGCCGGACGGCCTTGACGGCGCCTGACCGCACCAGCTCCTCCGCCCCTCCTGCCCACGACGTCGCCTGCGCCCTGATGCGACACCGGGACACGCCTGAGGATGCGGAGGAGAAGCAGGCGGCCGCGGTCGCCGCAGCACCCATGGCCATGGATTCCGCCTGCTTGCGCTTTAGCTTAGTCAGCTCCGTGCTCTGGCGAATACGATTGGCTCGTCGTCCCCTTGCCAATGCCAGGCAACCATGGAAGGATACGTTTCCAGGTCTCTTATCCACTATGATTTTCTAGGTTCAATCAGCACCGTCGACACAGCGGGCCTCTTAGGTTCCTGATCGCACGATCACTCCTAACAGATCAGGCGGTGACGGGAAGCAACTCGAAAGTTTTTCGCGGTTCCACCAGCCGTCAAAAGTTCTTACATCTGCGACAAATCAATCTAATCTACTCCGTAGCTAGCTATCAGATATGACACGCATGATATACTACAACACATGTGCAATGCAACACACGCACTCCTAGTCTGCCGGCCAAGATGTGACTAGACAAACTCAAAGCTCATGAGAAGTTTCACGCTCTTGAACTTCATCCCCTTGTGGTCGAAGAGCGGTACGGTGCGGATCCCCGGCCACAGCTCCGACACAGGCAGGACGGTCTGCCCGCCGAAGTCGTCCTCGTTCACGTCATACTCGTGCACCTCCACACGGAGCAGAGCGATCTCCGGCACCGTCAGGGGAAAGGTGAACCCATCTTCCCACACCGGGACCCAGCTATCCTCCACAACTCTCGTCTTCCTCATCACCGAGTCCGACGGAACTCCGGCTATGCCCACCTGCTCGTTGGGCGGCATTTCGAATTTCAGTTCTTGCTTTAGTTGGCGTTGGATTATTTTttcacttatatatatatatcgtacGTTGAAATTCCATTGGTTCCGCTTCCACTTGTCATTTTGAGGATGAAACACAGTGGTTCTGGCAATACCTTTGCATAAAAATCTGGAGGGGAATATGAGTCGAAATGTGTCTGTTTAAAATCCTGCTGCCAACCATCGCCCATGTACACTTTGACCTGAGAACCAGTAGCCACGTGAACCCTGTTTCTGCATTTCAGAAAGGAGAAGGAAAGGAAGGAATGCATCATGCACCTTCAGGGTTTTCTTCACAGGTAGGTCTGCTGTCGGATCGAAAACCTTTCCATCCGGACAAGTTTGCATTAAGAAATCTGGTTTTTTCACATAGCCACAGCCTCCATTGGCTTTGTAAAATCCATTCATCAACCAAAGGGCTCTGCCATATCCCTGCAAAAGTTAAATGGCAGGCCTTATATTAGCAACAACTGAAGAGCACATGGATAACGAACATAGCATAACCACAGTAGCAGAGATAAACTGTCAAGGAAAAAAAAAACATGCACCATAACGCAATTAATCAAGGCAATTCACATCCTGTAACTGGAGATCTGTAAACAGTAGGTATCCAATCACAACATAATGTCTTGCTAAAATCACAACTGCACCTGCATATTGAACGCCACCATTTGAGCACCATGCACCCAGCCAAGAAATGGGTTGTAATTGGATGAATTGAAGCGGGTCCCCTTTGGGTATATTCTCAGTAGATTTCTTTGTGTAAAGCTGCTTGTAACAAACAGATGAGCATTTCAGTAAGACGAGAGAAATGGATCCTAACAGTTTTGATTCACAGAAAAGGAAATGATATGACTGTGTCCCCTACATTGTTTCCTGGCAATTCAATAAATTTACTAAACGAACCTCACTATTTTGGGACCATGACGTGACGCCACTTTTGCAAGTTCTTGCTCGCTCAAACTGAGGCGCCGAACTTTTTCCGGGTCACTCTTCAAGGCATCAACAAGAGAACCCTTCGGCTTtcctgctttaatagtaataAGGTGTTTATACTCCGGCGGCGCACTCTTGCGCACTTTCTGTTCATCATCTTCATCCACACCTCTTTCATGATATGACACATCGTCCTAATCAGTGATGCGGCTTAGTAAATCTCAACATAAAGATGATGTAGGGGAAAACGGTAGAAACGTTTTGCTTAACTTTCAATGAATTACCTTGTTGgcatcttgcaactcatcctgaaTATCGGGGACTTCTATACCCCATGCTGATTCTTCATTTTCTCCTTTGCTAAACTTTGGCTCAATGTCTCTATCTTTCATAGTACCACCCTTTGCTTCAAGGTACTCCTTTGGGGGCTTCGTTGAGAGGATTACACGCCCCTTTAGTGCTTCCGGTGAAGGAAATTCTTGAAGATGTTTTGATTCAGGATAGTAAAGGATATCTCCAAATACTTCAAGGACCATCTAAATAGAATTCAGAACTACATACAAGAGAATCATCCGGACGAGATATAAATCATATGGATAAAATACAGTACCTTAGCTACTTTTGCCTGAAGATCAGATGTAAGGTGGTCCTCTAATGTTATAATAAcaggatagggagatgcaacaaaGGCATATTCTTTGATGGATGTCAAACATTTCAAAAGTGACACCGGGGCAGTAAGTGTCCTACAAACAGTCAAGAAATTAGAATGAAGTCATAGCATACGGAATGCACTTTGTATTTGTAGCTAAGTTATCTTGCAACAAATAAATGTTGTAGAAAGTCTCTTGAAGGAAGGATTTTTTATATGTACCTTCCATGGAGAATATCTATGTCATCTTTAGAAGAATTTGGCCACATGTCTAATTCAATTACACGAACACCTATTTGCAGTGCCTTGATTATGGGAACATCACTACAGTCACTGCTAAGTTGATTGCCGGTAAGATATGAGTTGTGCCCGGTGTATATGAAGTAGTGGGACAAAGGTGCATTCATGTCATGATGGACCTGGGAACCATGAGATTTACAGTCAACGGATATCTCAAACCACATAGCACACTCTAAGTTACATCAAAACTCAAAGCGGAGCTTGTCAccaagaaataaataaataaagcagATAATGGTTCAACAGAACATTCAGGTGCAGCTAGTCATCAGAGCTTTGTAGAGATCCAGTTATACTTTATACTAAAGTGTATCAGTAATTCCATATATCAACCATCAGCTTGCTGGGCATGATGCATCATGGCACTACATTCGAACACTTAGGCAATGTATAATGCCTTCACATCCCATCCCACAAAGAGTTTGTATACCTTCAAGTTTTGTTGCAATTATGATAAATAACTTAATGCAGCATCTAAGTATTTGGCACGAGTGTGGCTGCCACATCCAACTACAAAAGAGCCATCTGCATTACGGTTCGACAAATACCAAAGACATAATGACATGATCCTGTGATAGCGACAATGGGTGGTAATATTGAAATGACATGTTCACCACGAAGCAGTTTGCCAAGCACAAACCCCCTTCTAAATTGCGACGATCCGTAGGGCCGTAAATTCCAACAATTCACCACATTACATTGCGCAACATGAGCAGAAATGCTGATTGCTACCTTTGACTGACGGATGGGCGGGTTGAGGTCCTCGGAGAAGAGGAAGTTGTGGAAGTCGTCGACGGTGAGGGCGGGCTTTCCAAAACGCGGGGTGCGGCTGCGGCCCTGGAGGACCCGGTCCACGATCCTCTCCGCCGCTTCCATTCCGCCGTCGCCGTCGAGCTCCCCGGTGGCGGCAAGGTAGCGGCGGAGCTCGTCGACGCCCATGTAGGGCGTGCCGCCGGAGAAGCGGGAGAAGAGCGTGCGCACATCCTCCGGCGTGGTCGCGTCGGGCAGCGCGAACCTGCGCGTGAAGAAGATGCAGCACTTGTACGTCCCCATCGCCGCCGCTTCAGCCTCAGCCTCAGCCTCGGCGCCCGCTCCCCCTGGATCGCCCGGTTTTTTCTCTTCGTTTGGTCCCCGGGGGAGGAGACGTGTGGGGGTGGGAGGCGCCTGAGGAGAAATTTCCCTCTCCATTTTGGGATTTCTCGTTCCCGCATTGCGAGTTTGTAGGGCGATTCGAAGGTGGGGGGCGGTGTGAGGGAGAGGACGGGAGACGCGGAGACGAGTTTGTAACTTCTAGGAGGAGGAGCGGTTGAATTTCACCATTCATCTTTCATCTCGCTTAGTCCCTATTTGGATTGTTGGTTTGTTTCTAAATACTCCCTCTACCTAAATACTACTTGTTGAATGTCCGTACGTTACGACGGGACATAAAAAATGAAATATATTTTATTCTAATTTAAAAGTGTATGTTGAACATGATGGATATTCATCCATATAACAACAAATACCAATTCTTTCTTCCACTTCTTTTCTCATAAAATAGTAGTGGAGGCCCATAATGTGTATTTTACATCGATCATTGTTTCCAATGAATAAAAAAAAGGTAAACGTTTACAGCTGATGCGGTGGCCGAACGCTCGGGCCGGTCGCTTCCCCACGCTGGCGCTGCAATCATCAGAAAGGTAACACATGTACCTTATCCTTTCCTCAACGCCCGCGTccactccttttcttcttccccgCGACTTTTTTCTGGCAGCAAACTCCATGGATCCAGGCAGCCTCAGCTCCTGTCTCCTATGTGATTTGCGCACCTCTTGGACAACGCTGGTGTGCCGATTCCATGGTCACGCTCGTCGCCATGGACGCGCTCTTCGTCATGGCCGCGTCCttgattttttgctacaaccagacATGAGGGGAGCTGCAACCATGAGTACAAGAGCTGGAACCTTAGTCGAGCGGAGTTGCAACGACGGATCGGTGGAGTTGCATGGTCACCATGGACACCATCGAGTTTTGCTAGAACCACGTCCaaatttgctacaaccgacatcCAAATTTGCTACAACCGTCCACTAAAAAAACTACACCCCACGTTCGTCAAAGTTGCAAACCCGAGTTCACTGGATTTTTTTC includes:
- the LOC123448922 gene encoding rhodanese-like domain-containing protein 10, coding for MAMGAAATAAACFSSASSGVSRCRIRAQATSWAGGAEELVRSGAVKAVRPRDAAEVMGSEGFQLLDVRPAWEHDRAAVRGSLHVPLFMADDDMGPVTLLKKWVHLGYIGLWTGQSFTKMNDRFLDDVAAAVAGKDAKLLVACGEGLRSLIAVRMLHDDGYKNVGWLAGGFSKSVDGDFAELEGESKLRYATIGGVSYIFLQILLLLRVVQ
- the LOC123448921 gene encoding phosphoinositide phospholipase C 2-like isoform X1: MEREISPQAPPTPTRLLPRGPNEEKKPGDPGGAGAEAEAEAEAAAMGTYKCCIFFTRRFALPDATTPEDVRTLFSRFSGGTPYMGVDELRRYLAATGELDGDGGMEAAERIVDRVLQGRSRTPRFGKPALTVDDFHNFLFSEDLNPPIRQSKVHHDMNAPLSHYFIYTGHNSYLTGNQLSSDCSDVPIIKALQIGVRVIELDMWPNSSKDDIDILHGRTLTAPVSLLKCLTSIKEYAFVASPYPVIITLEDHLTSDLQAKVAKMVLEVFGDILYYPESKHLQEFPSPEALKGRVILSTKPPKEYLEAKGGTMKDRDIEPKFSKGENEESAWGIEVPDIQDELQDANKDDVSYHERGVDEDDEQKVRKSAPPEYKHLITIKAGKPKGSLVDALKSDPEKVRRLSLSEQELAKVASRHGPKIVSFTQRNLLRIYPKGTRFNSSNYNPFLGWVHGAQMVAFNMQGYGRALWLMNGFYKANGGCGYVKKPDFLMQTCPDGKVFDPTADLPVKKTLKVKVYMGDGWQQDFKQTHFDSYSPPDFYAKVGIAGVPSDSVMRKTRVVEDSWVPVWEDGFTFPLTVPEIALLRVEVHEYDVNEDDFGGQTVLPVSELWPGIRTVPLFDHKGMKFKSVKLLMSFEFV
- the LOC123448921 gene encoding phosphoinositide phospholipase C 2-like isoform X2, with protein sequence MREREIPKWRGKFLLRRLPPPHVSSPGDQTKRKNRAIQGERAPRLRLRLKRRRWGRTSAASSSRAGSRCPTRPRRRMCARSSPASPAARPTWASTSSAATLPPPGSSTATAEWKRRRGSWTGSSRAAAAPRVLESPPSPSTTSTTSSSPRTSTRPSVSQRTLTAPVSLLKCLTSIKEYAFVASPYPVIITLEDHLTSDLQAKVAKMVLEVFGDILYYPESKHLQEFPSPEALKGRVILSTKPPKEYLEAKGGTMKDRDIEPKFSKGENEESAWGIEVPDIQDELQDANKDDVSYHERGVDEDDEQKVRKSAPPEYKHLITIKAGKPKGSLVDALKSDPEKVRRLSLSEQELAKVASRHGPKIVSFTQRNLLRIYPKGTRFNSSNYNPFLGWVHGAQMVAFNMQGYGRALWLMNGFYKANGGCGYVKKPDFLMQTCPDGKVFDPTADLPVKKTLKVKVYMGDGWQQDFKQTHFDSYSPPDFYAKVGIAGVPSDSVMRKTRVVEDSWVPVWEDGFTFPLTVPEIALLRVEVHEYDVNEDDFGGQTVLPVSELWPGIRTVPLFDHKGMKFKSVKLLMSFEFV